The following coding sequences are from one Paenibacillus sp. FSL R5-0912 window:
- a CDS encoding VOC family protein yields MTVKLTPYITLEGRVKEAIQFYEQAIGAQILSMMTYGDMPDMPGTFTDDLRSLVAHAKLKVGGTELMLSDTPGGSPAGNGKRVTICITTNDVEESKRIYEALRQEGQVNMPFKEEPFSPGFGDVTDKFGVTFQIYTELED; encoded by the coding sequence ATGACGGTAAAACTTACCCCTTACATTACTTTGGAGGGCCGGGTAAAGGAAGCCATTCAGTTCTATGAACAAGCCATCGGCGCACAAATCCTCTCTATGATGACTTACGGTGACATGCCGGACATGCCCGGTACGTTCACGGACGATCTGAGGAGTCTTGTAGCACACGCCAAGTTAAAGGTTGGAGGTACGGAGCTTATGTTATCCGATACTCCAGGCGGTTCGCCTGCTGGAAACGGGAAACGGGTTACTATCTGCATTACAACGAATGATGTAGAAGAATCCAAACGGATCTATGAAGCCTTGCGGCAGGAGGGCCAGGTCAATATGCCGTTTAAAGAAGAACCCTTCAGCCCCGGGTTTGGTGATGTAACGGATAAATTCGGCGTGACCTTTCAAATATATACGGAGCTTGAAGATTAA
- a CDS encoding NAD(P)-dependent oxidoreductase, giving the protein MKIIIFGATGGVGQCVVKQALEKNFEVTAFVRTPSKLQIHHEHLHIIQGDCFNKEAVAQAIAGHEAVVSCLGSSLGMKKSTELQQMTKNIVDGMREHSITRIVYTASAGIHKEVPGISGKLVMTMLKNPLLDHQGAVDYIVANKLNYTIARPMGLTNKALTGNYKEASTGVPEKARTISRADVADFIVKVLGDSTYDRTSIGISD; this is encoded by the coding sequence ATGAAAATTATTATTTTTGGAGCAACTGGCGGGGTAGGTCAATGCGTCGTGAAGCAAGCGTTAGAAAAAAACTTTGAGGTTACTGCATTTGTACGTACACCTTCAAAGTTACAAATACACCATGAGCATCTACATATTATCCAGGGAGATTGCTTCAATAAAGAGGCGGTTGCCCAAGCCATTGCAGGACATGAGGCAGTTGTATCCTGCTTAGGCTCTAGTCTAGGCATGAAAAAATCTACGGAGCTGCAGCAGATGACCAAAAATATAGTAGATGGGATGAGGGAGCATTCAATTACCCGCATCGTCTATACAGCTTCTGCAGGGATTCACAAAGAAGTTCCGGGGATTAGCGGGAAACTGGTCATGACCATGCTAAAGAATCCTCTTCTGGATCATCAAGGCGCTGTGGATTATATTGTGGCAAATAAACTTAACTATACAATCGCCAGGCCTATGGGATTAACGAATAAAGCTTTGACAGGAAACTATAAGGAAGCTTCAACAGGCGTACCGGAAAAGGCAAGAACGATTTCCCGTGCAGACGTAGCGGATTTTATCGTGAAGGTATTAGGGGATTCTACATACGACCGTACATCCATTGGTATATCTGATTAA
- a CDS encoding response regulator transcription factor, with product MTTEILIVDDDHEIAGLIGVYLRNEGYHIHTAQDGIEALQFMERHSIDLVILDIMMPKMNGLEVCREIRKEQETPVLMLSAKAEDMDKIMGLMTGADDYMIKPFNPLELTARVKALLRRANYHPAAKDPDCIYIHSLTIDKQSHTVHAQGQEIRLTSIEFDILYLLAKNRGRVFGSEEIFEKVWNETGAGSNKTVMVHISNLRDKIAAATGETVIQTVWGVGYKIEK from the coding sequence ATGACTACCGAGATACTTATTGTAGACGATGATCATGAGATTGCAGGGTTAATCGGGGTATATCTGCGCAATGAAGGCTATCATATTCATACAGCGCAGGATGGAATTGAGGCCCTTCAATTCATGGAGCGCCACTCTATTGACCTCGTGATCTTAGATATTATGATGCCCAAAATGAATGGACTTGAAGTATGCCGGGAAATTCGCAAAGAGCAGGAAACTCCAGTCTTGATGTTAAGTGCAAAGGCAGAGGATATGGATAAAATTATGGGTTTGATGACGGGTGCGGATGACTATATGATCAAGCCCTTTAATCCATTGGAATTAACAGCGAGAGTAAAGGCGCTGCTGCGCAGAGCTAATTATCACCCGGCGGCGAAAGATCCGGATTGTATCTATATTCACTCCTTAACCATTGATAAACAAAGTCACACGGTTCATGCGCAGGGGCAGGAAATAAGGCTGACCTCTATTGAATTTGATATTTTATATTTGCTGGCCAAGAATCGCGGAAGAGTATTCGGATCAGAAGAAATTTTTGAAAAGGTATGGAATGAAACGGGGGCCGGATCGAACAAAACCGTTATGGTTCATATTAGTAACCTGAGAGATAAAATTGCTGCGGCAACAGGAGAAACGGTGATTCAAACGGTCTGGGGAGTTGGCTATAAAATTGAAAAATAA
- a CDS encoding VanZ family protein: protein MEQSIMYTIHSTYFLVPLFVLFLLYLTVSALWKKRPLHAGQYLILITFSIYLLCVIDLVFFPIDVNIGIYANHTSWYKTINFIPLLTIDIKTFVLNVIMFMPFGVYLPLLHKKIESLKSVAYYGFLFSLSIEILQMVIRITLGNGRSTDINDLIANTVGALVGYIVIIRLLQRSHGNNLLNRIRL, encoded by the coding sequence GTGGAACAATCTATTATGTATACAATCCATTCAACATATTTTCTGGTGCCCCTATTCGTATTATTCCTGCTGTACCTGACAGTAAGTGCACTATGGAAAAAAAGGCCGCTTCATGCAGGCCAATATTTAATATTAATAACATTTAGTATTTACTTACTTTGTGTCATCGACCTGGTATTCTTCCCCATCGATGTGAATATCGGCATATATGCCAATCACACTTCTTGGTACAAAACGATTAATTTCATTCCGCTATTAACAATAGATATCAAAACCTTTGTATTAAATGTGATAATGTTCATGCCCTTTGGTGTATATCTGCCACTGCTCCATAAAAAGATTGAGTCTTTAAAAAGCGTAGCGTACTACGGCTTCTTATTCAGTTTATCTATTGAGATACTTCAGATGGTGATCAGAATTACTTTGGGTAATGGCAGGAGCACAGATATCAATGATCTTATTGCCAACACTGTTGGAGCACTTGTGGGGTATATAGTTATAATCAGACTATTACAGAGAAGCCATGGGAATAACTTATTGAATAGGATAAGATTATAA
- a CDS encoding heavy metal translocating P-type ATPase, with amino-acid sequence MSRQNKERIIGITGLLITISFVMKLGNVLELSSDILMITAALLAGYPIMKNAFQALRYRILGIEALVTIAVIGAIMIREYWEAAAVTFLFIFGSYLEARIMEKTRSSLKALMDLAPAMASVMRDGIEVQVSPDEVIQGEIVLVRPGEKIPADGTVLKGKATINQAAITGESVPVSREKGAIVFSGTVIEHGYLEIIAEKVGDDTTFARILNMVEEAQESKAPTQKFIERFARYYTPAIFILAIIVYISTGNVELTLTLLVIACPGAMVISAPVSIVAGIGKGARNGILFKGGETLEKAGFVQVVAFDKTGTLTAGKPQVTRINAIHLNENELLQMIARAEYASEHHLARAIVAEAASRSASRIIPAEQFKALPGKGIAATVEGSNLYIGNRRLLADYSIQYDQEIADYVAQEENRAQTVVFAADDERVLGVISIADVLRTDAYALIHQLKRSGVHKVVMLTGDNERSAAAVSGELGIDQYYAELLPEDKVRIVQDLQKEYIVAMVGDGVNDAPALAVADVGIAMGGSGTDAAMETADMVLMSDRLMNLPYALGLSRASMNNIRQNIYFAVATVVTLLIGVLTSNVFMASGMLVHELSVLLVILNAMRLTRYTTKNRGSRIELQSSSSE; translated from the coding sequence ATGTCCAGACAAAATAAGGAGAGAATTATAGGCATTACCGGGCTGCTTATCACTATATCTTTTGTAATGAAATTAGGGAATGTGCTGGAGTTGTCCTCTGATATTCTTATGATTACAGCTGCGCTCCTTGCGGGCTATCCCATTATGAAGAATGCCTTTCAAGCTTTACGTTATCGTATATTGGGGATTGAGGCACTCGTTACGATCGCCGTCATAGGCGCCATCATGATCCGGGAATACTGGGAGGCGGCAGCCGTTACCTTCCTATTCATCTTCGGTTCCTATCTTGAAGCGAGAATTATGGAGAAGACCCGTTCTTCATTGAAAGCCTTGATGGATTTGGCACCTGCGATGGCTTCAGTAATGCGCGACGGGATAGAGGTTCAGGTATCTCCTGATGAGGTGATCCAAGGAGAGATTGTCCTGGTCCGTCCCGGTGAGAAGATTCCGGCAGATGGTACAGTTCTCAAGGGAAAAGCTACGATCAATCAAGCAGCAATTACAGGAGAATCTGTTCCGGTCAGTAGAGAAAAAGGGGCAATAGTGTTCAGCGGAACGGTCATTGAGCATGGGTATTTAGAGATTATTGCTGAGAAGGTCGGTGATGACACAACCTTTGCCCGGATTCTAAATATGGTTGAGGAAGCACAGGAATCGAAAGCGCCCACGCAGAAATTTATTGAGAGATTCGCCAGGTACTACACTCCTGCTATTTTTATATTGGCTATTATCGTGTATATCAGTACTGGAAATGTTGAATTAACACTGACTTTATTAGTTATTGCTTGCCCGGGTGCCATGGTTATTTCTGCTCCGGTCTCCATCGTAGCCGGAATTGGTAAAGGTGCGAGGAACGGCATCCTGTTTAAAGGTGGCGAGACGTTAGAAAAGGCGGGATTCGTTCAAGTGGTTGCCTTTGATAAAACGGGCACACTCACTGCCGGCAAACCACAGGTTACGCGAATCAACGCCATACACCTGAATGAGAATGAGCTCCTTCAGATGATAGCCCGTGCAGAATATGCCTCTGAGCATCATTTGGCTAGAGCTATTGTTGCAGAAGCTGCGTCGAGATCCGCTTCCAGGATTATTCCTGCAGAACAGTTCAAGGCGTTGCCTGGCAAAGGGATAGCTGCTACAGTTGAAGGGTCGAATCTATATATTGGAAATCGCAGGTTATTGGCAGACTACAGCATTCAATATGATCAGGAAATAGCCGACTACGTAGCTCAAGAGGAGAATAGAGCACAGACGGTCGTCTTTGCCGCTGATGATGAACGGGTATTAGGAGTAATCTCTATTGCAGATGTCTTACGGACGGATGCCTATGCACTTATTCATCAACTGAAACGGTCGGGTGTTCACAAGGTGGTTATGTTAACCGGTGATAATGAACGCTCGGCTGCTGCTGTCTCGGGTGAACTTGGAATAGATCAGTATTATGCGGAGCTGTTGCCTGAGGATAAGGTTAGAATAGTACAGGATCTGCAAAAAGAATATATTGTGGCTATGGTTGGTGATGGTGTGAATGATGCTCCTGCTCTGGCCGTTGCCGATGTAGGGATTGCTATGGGCGGTTCAGGAACCGATGCCGCGATGGAGACTGCCGATATGGTACTTATGTCAGATCGCCTAATGAACCTTCCATACGCGCTGGGCCTTAGTCGTGCTTCAATGAATAATATCCGGCAAAATATTTACTTCGCTGTAGCCACCGTCGTGACGCTGTTAATCGGTGTGTTAACCAGTAATGTATTCATGGCTTCCGGTATGCTTGTGCATGAATTGAGTGTGTTGTTAGTCATTCTTAATGCGATGCGTTTAACTCGATACACTACCAAGAATAGGGGGAGCCGTATTGAACTGCAATCATCGTCCAGTGAGTAA
- a CDS encoding sigma-70 family RNA polymerase sigma factor codes for MSQKHGIDMLEELRSELTGYCYRMMGSIFEAEDAVQDTLLRAWQSWDKIRQDSSRKSWVYRIATNICLDRLRNAKRRALPMDLSEPAAIIKEPSDSLPRDSWIWPAPDNAIDPANIVVSRETVRLSFIAILQILPPRQRAVLILLDVFRWSANEAAHAMGMTTAAVNSAVQRARSGIARSNLRSEELQGGDAQADQQLLASYMEAFERYDIDALLALFHENGSLSMPPFTMWVRGSSNLSSFYTITRSHCLGSRLLPVRANGDCPAFAQYVPAGPEGRLVPWSIHIPELELGKIAHIHHFIDPELFVRFGLPADLDARQNFSIGR; via the coding sequence ATGAGCCAAAAGCATGGAATAGATATGCTTGAGGAGCTGCGTTCTGAACTAACCGGATATTGTTACCGGATGATGGGGTCCATCTTTGAAGCGGAAGATGCAGTGCAGGATACCCTGCTCCGGGCCTGGCAGAGCTGGGACAAGATCCGGCAGGATTCTTCCCGTAAGTCTTGGGTGTACCGGATTGCCACTAATATTTGTTTGGACAGGCTGAGGAATGCCAAGCGGCGGGCACTTCCGATGGATCTCTCTGAACCCGCGGCTATTATTAAGGAGCCCAGTGACAGCTTGCCCCGGGATTCCTGGATATGGCCGGCCCCCGATAACGCTATCGACCCGGCCAACATCGTGGTCAGCAGGGAAACCGTCCGGTTATCCTTTATTGCGATCCTGCAAATACTGCCGCCCCGGCAACGCGCTGTACTGATCCTGCTTGATGTCTTCCGGTGGTCGGCTAACGAGGCAGCACATGCGATGGGAATGACCACGGCAGCCGTCAACAGTGCAGTGCAACGGGCCCGGTCGGGTATCGCCCGGTCCAATCTCCGGTCCGAGGAGTTACAAGGGGGAGATGCCCAGGCAGACCAACAACTGCTTGCAAGTTATATGGAAGCCTTCGAACGGTATGATATTGATGCATTATTGGCCTTATTCCACGAGAACGGCAGCTTGTCGATGCCGCCATTTACGATGTGGGTTCGCGGCAGCTCTAATCTGTCGTCATTCTACACTATTACACGCAGCCATTGTTTGGGCTCCAGATTGCTGCCGGTCCGGGCTAACGGGGATTGCCCCGCTTTTGCCCAGTATGTACCCGCCGGACCGGAGGGACGGCTGGTTCCGTGGAGCATTCATATTCCAGAGCTGGAACTGGGGAAGATCGCTCATATCCATCATTTCATTGATCCTGAGTTATTCGTGCGATTTGGATTGCCGGCAGATTTGGACGCGAGGCAGAATTTTTCAATCGGCCGATGA
- a CDS encoding sensor histidine kinase → MKNNTFFIMKTIPVWRAILYVLLSLIASTLTAAILYSSLYSYQKQSGAVAFIFNAVSSLRGVLVPLMFGLFVCFYLFLFYKMEKRRYISTEFNRMIREVELIANGNFDHKIEERAENGLDKLATHINNVVIQARKAIEEERRSEQIKNDLVTNVAHDLRSPLTSIIGYLNLINEDEYRDEVELRAYIQIVYAKVERLHHVLNDLFEYTYVQNKETLVNDQSINIEEMINQLVVQHRIQMQEADMHMRTFITADHPVIIGDGNKIARVFENLIQNAIRYGKEGRYIDLIVRDSSQSVQVEVNNYGKAIPSVDLPYIFERFYRVEKSRSEYTGGSGLGLAIAKSIVTLHGGEIEAKSSLGKTSFVVTLLKKI, encoded by the coding sequence TTGAAAAATAATACGTTTTTTATAATGAAAACAATCCCGGTTTGGAGAGCCATTCTCTATGTTCTGCTGTCGCTAATAGCATCAACGCTGACAGCGGCTATTCTATATTCTTCACTTTATAGTTATCAGAAACAGTCAGGTGCGGTAGCTTTTATATTCAATGCCGTTTCTTCTCTCAGGGGTGTACTTGTACCTTTGATGTTTGGGTTGTTTGTCTGTTTCTATCTGTTCCTGTTCTATAAGATGGAAAAGAGACGCTATATTTCAACTGAGTTTAACCGTATGATACGTGAGGTTGAGCTTATTGCGAACGGTAATTTTGATCATAAAATAGAAGAGCGGGCAGAGAACGGGTTAGATAAACTTGCTACCCATATTAATAATGTTGTAATTCAAGCCCGGAAGGCCATTGAGGAAGAGCGGAGATCAGAACAGATCAAAAATGATTTGGTGACAAATGTTGCCCATGACCTTAGATCCCCTCTAACCTCTATCATCGGATACTTGAATCTTATCAATGAGGATGAATACAGGGACGAAGTGGAGCTTCGTGCTTATATACAGATTGTGTATGCCAAGGTTGAACGCCTGCATCATGTATTAAATGATCTGTTTGAATATACCTATGTCCAAAATAAAGAAACTCTTGTAAATGATCAATCCATTAATATTGAAGAAATGATTAATCAATTAGTTGTACAACATAGGATTCAAATGCAGGAAGCGGACATGCACATGAGGACATTTATAACGGCTGATCACCCTGTCATCATAGGCGATGGCAATAAAATAGCCAGGGTGTTTGAAAATCTCATTCAAAACGCCATACGGTATGGAAAAGAAGGAAGATACATTGACCTTATAGTAAGAGATTCGAGCCAATCCGTTCAAGTTGAAGTGAATAATTACGGCAAAGCAATACCCAGTGTGGATCTCCCCTATATTTTTGAGAGATTCTATAGAGTAGAAAAGTCACGTTCCGAATACACGGGCGGATCAGGCCTAGGACTTGCAATTGCCAAAAGTATCGTTACATTACATGGCGGGGAGATTGAAGCCAAAAGCTCGCTGGGGAAGACGTCTTTTGTCGTTACTTTATTGAAAAAAATATAA
- a CDS encoding acyltransferase family protein, which produces MSKIQLGRTRLAGADGIRAIACLSVILHHLSQKLVMPAQKPWLQEVQSVLLLGNSGVSLFFLLSGFLLSFPFWSAYLENKPYPSIRTYAVRRAARIMPGFYVSFLVCLLLVWRLDIPTEFLWRRILTGFTFTSGFHYTTFFPSDLNGPFWSISFEVFSYLLMPLFMAVLFVLGKRRSFGKAILFWVVTFGLVLAINSLVHHWFTPSGQGRGWDYGQIGGAKFWMPNYNPVGFFGHFAIGILAAGITTAFMQLGTKVERLCKLGVFDAAGAAALGLAGLLIWRMRHQGEFDFSLQHQPYYFPAYAILFGIVLLSAPFSVIIGRLLDNRFFRFTAKLSFGLYIWHYLFITLIEKYGIADYHYSGIRDVWRWLGISVTVLVISYAAAAVSYYIIEQPFIQWSKGKPFFRRKRKDASSVSAA; this is translated from the coding sequence ATGTCCAAGATTCAGTTAGGCCGTACCCGGTTAGCGGGAGCGGATGGCATTCGTGCGATCGCCTGCCTGTCCGTCATTCTGCATCATCTGTCACAAAAGCTGGTGATGCCCGCACAAAAGCCCTGGCTTCAAGAAGTGCAGTCGGTTCTCTTGCTTGGAAACAGCGGGGTCAGCTTGTTTTTCCTGTTAAGCGGATTTTTGCTGTCGTTCCCCTTTTGGAGCGCTTATCTGGAAAATAAGCCGTATCCGTCCATCCGGACATATGCTGTACGCCGCGCTGCAAGAATTATGCCCGGCTTCTATGTATCCTTCCTGGTATGTCTGTTGCTCGTATGGAGGCTGGACATTCCTACGGAGTTCTTGTGGCGGCGAATCCTCACGGGGTTCACGTTTACGTCAGGCTTCCACTATACAACCTTTTTCCCGTCTGACTTGAATGGGCCGTTCTGGTCGATCAGCTTCGAGGTGTTTAGCTACTTGCTTATGCCTTTGTTTATGGCTGTATTGTTTGTGCTCGGCAAGCGGCGTTCGTTCGGGAAAGCGATCTTGTTCTGGGTGGTCACGTTTGGGTTGGTGCTTGCTATAAACTCCCTTGTCCATCATTGGTTTACGCCAAGCGGGCAGGGACGGGGCTGGGATTATGGCCAGATTGGCGGTGCGAAATTCTGGATGCCGAATTACAATCCCGTGGGATTCTTCGGCCACTTCGCTATCGGTATCCTGGCGGCGGGTATAACGACCGCGTTCATGCAGCTTGGCACTAAGGTGGAGCGGCTATGCAAGCTTGGGGTGTTCGATGCAGCCGGAGCCGCCGCGTTGGGTCTTGCCGGTCTATTGATCTGGCGTATGCGCCACCAGGGCGAATTTGACTTCAGCCTCCAGCACCAGCCCTATTACTTCCCGGCGTATGCCATTTTGTTCGGAATCGTGCTGCTGTCAGCACCGTTCAGCGTCATCATAGGGCGTTTACTGGATAACCGCTTTTTCCGGTTTACCGCGAAGCTTTCGTTCGGCCTGTATATTTGGCACTACTTGTTCATCACGCTAATCGAGAAGTACGGGATAGCGGATTATCACTATTCCGGGATCCGGGATGTGTGGCGCTGGCTCGGCATCAGTGTAACTGTCCTCGTCATCTCGTATGCGGCGGCGGCAGTCTCTTATTATATCATAGAGCAGCCGTTCATCCAATGGTCGAAAGGCAAGCCTTTCTTCCGGCGCAAGCGCAAGGATGCATCATCGGTTAGTGCCGCATAA
- a CDS encoding Crp/Fnr family transcriptional regulator, whose translation MNCNHRPVSKPYVPGQAPALCINNVPILEILSPEEKAEVMNASISKQYTKGEVIFSPGHSSANLWIVHRGSVKISRFSAAGKEQIVRILSPGDFTGELSLFSHTILTNTAEALEPTEICLIQGKVISDLMLRTPRIAIKFLEKYTERIEMAEDKLEQLTLYDVEQRLAKVLLEMLHDQQNDRLENNVLILPVSKKDLAVMIGTTQESLSRKLALFQEQGWIKLVGQRKIIIVDQASLNLIL comes from the coding sequence TTGAACTGCAATCATCGTCCAGTGAGTAAGCCGTATGTTCCGGGTCAGGCCCCGGCATTATGTATCAACAATGTGCCCATTCTGGAGATTTTATCGCCTGAAGAGAAGGCTGAGGTGATGAACGCCTCTATCAGCAAACAGTATACAAAGGGTGAAGTTATTTTCTCTCCCGGGCATTCCTCAGCGAATTTATGGATAGTCCACCGGGGCAGTGTGAAAATATCCCGCTTCTCTGCGGCAGGTAAGGAGCAGATTGTGCGCATTCTTAGCCCGGGGGATTTCACAGGGGAATTGTCTTTGTTCAGTCATACCATATTAACTAATACCGCTGAAGCATTGGAACCCACAGAGATTTGTCTGATTCAGGGTAAAGTTATCAGTGATTTAATGTTGAGAACGCCCCGAATCGCGATTAAATTCCTTGAGAAGTATACAGAACGTATTGAAATGGCAGAAGATAAACTGGAGCAGCTTACCCTCTATGATGTTGAGCAACGACTCGCAAAGGTCTTACTGGAAATGCTGCACGATCAGCAGAATGACCGCCTGGAGAATAACGTGTTAATACTGCCCGTAAGTAAAAAAGACCTAGCAGTGATGATCGGGACAACGCAGGAGAGCCTAAGCCGCAAGCTTGCCTTGTTCCAGGAACAGGGATGGATTAAGCTTGTAGGTCAACGAAAGATTATCATAGTGGATCAGGCTAGTCTTAACCTGATCCTATAA
- a CDS encoding ABC transporter ATP-binding protein has translation MLALDVRNLNKKYPHFQIKDVSFQLEKGYIMGFIGANGAGKTTTIKSILNMVHVDSGEIYILGKNIADHEIELKQEIGCAFGDIDFYTRSKIKTLTDITKKFYKNWNDETYYNYLKRFKLDENKKIAELSRGMKVKYSLALALSHGAKLLILDEPTSGLDPVSRDDLLDIFQELITGGEISILFSTHITSDLERCADYITFIEQGQIIASSEKNELKESYRLLSGSEAQLNEVKEHLISYKINSFGFTGLIHAKDIDPSSSLRATTPSLDEIMIYFAKKENVYV, from the coding sequence ATGCTGGCATTAGATGTTCGAAATTTAAATAAAAAATATCCGCACTTTCAAATCAAGGATGTATCTTTTCAATTGGAGAAGGGCTACATTATGGGGTTCATCGGAGCCAATGGCGCCGGTAAAACGACCACGATTAAATCGATTTTGAATATGGTTCATGTGGATAGCGGCGAGATATACATTCTTGGCAAGAACATCGCTGATCACGAGATTGAATTGAAGCAGGAAATCGGATGCGCATTCGGTGATATCGATTTCTATACACGCAGCAAGATCAAGACGCTGACCGATATCACCAAGAAGTTCTATAAGAATTGGAATGATGAAACTTACTACAATTATCTCAAGCGGTTCAAGCTGGATGAGAACAAAAAAATAGCGGAGCTGTCCCGAGGAATGAAGGTAAAGTACAGCTTGGCCCTTGCTTTATCGCATGGCGCCAAGCTGCTCATCCTGGATGAGCCGACCAGCGGACTCGATCCGGTCTCCAGAGACGATCTGCTCGATATCTTTCAGGAGCTTATCACCGGCGGCGAGATCAGCATTCTTTTCTCTACGCATATTACCTCCGACTTAGAACGATGTGCGGATTATATAACCTTCATTGAACAAGGGCAAATTATTGCCAGCTCGGAGAAAAACGAGTTAAAGGAGTCCTACCGTTTGCTCAGCGGCAGCGAAGCCCAATTAAACGAAGTGAAGGAGCATTTGATTTCCTACAAAATCAACTCGTTTGGCTTTACCGGACTGATTCATGCCAAAGACATTGATCCATCCTCCAGCCTGCGGGCAACCACGCCGAGTCTTGATGAAATCATGATCTACTTTGCGAAAAAGGAGAATGTATATGTATAA
- a CDS encoding heavy-metal-associated domain-containing protein produces the protein MTTTTFQLEQLTCPGCIKKIETALTHKDGVSEVKVLFTSSKVKVSHNETIINSAGVSKVITNLGFPILSFK, from the coding sequence ATGACAACAACAACTTTTCAATTAGAGCAGCTTACTTGTCCCGGCTGCATTAAGAAAATCGAAACAGCCTTAACCCATAAAGACGGCGTATCCGAGGTAAAGGTTCTATTCACTTCAAGCAAGGTGAAGGTGAGCCACAATGAGACTATTATCAATTCTGCGGGTGTGAGTAAAGTTATCACTAATCTTGGATTTCCCATTCTAAGCTTTAAATAA
- a CDS encoding ABC-2 transporter permease gives MYNLVMKDLKLGVNPWFFALPFILGGLMLIPGWVYFLVPLYFCFLTVPNIFGGFKSQNDLMFSTMMPVTKLDIVKSRVTVIVILELMHLLIAMIFSIFTFRLYPHLTYMFYPPYMGFWGLCFIMLAIFNILFISMYYKTAYKYGAATTASTTGAILFAGVAQWAGIQSPWVNDIFYGSGTDNTALQLSILIAAILIFIAFTLIAYKIAVKRFLKVEIL, from the coding sequence ATGTATAATTTGGTGATGAAGGATTTGAAATTAGGCGTAAATCCCTGGTTCTTCGCCTTACCCTTTATTTTAGGCGGATTAATGCTTATCCCCGGTTGGGTCTATTTTCTCGTGCCGCTGTATTTCTGCTTCTTAACGGTACCGAACATATTTGGCGGGTTCAAGAGTCAGAATGATCTGATGTTCAGCACGATGATGCCTGTGACCAAATTAGATATCGTGAAGTCCCGGGTAACCGTTATTGTCATTCTTGAACTCATGCATCTTCTCATCGCCATGATCTTCAGTATTTTTACGTTTCGCTTGTATCCTCATTTGACTTACATGTTCTATCCGCCGTATATGGGTTTTTGGGGATTATGTTTCATCATGCTGGCGATCTTTAACATCCTATTCATATCCATGTATTACAAGACGGCGTATAAGTATGGAGCGGCAACGACCGCATCCACTACAGGCGCTATCCTTTTTGCCGGAGTGGCCCAATGGGCTGGAATCCAAAGTCCTTGGGTTAACGACATTTTCTATGGCTCAGGGACGGATAATACGGCACTGCAGCTATCCATTCTGATAGCGGCTATTCTAATTTTTATTGCATTCACGCTGATTGCCTATAAGATAGCGGTAAAGAGATTTCTGAAAGTGGAGATATTATGA
- a CDS encoding GntR family transcriptional regulator, translated as MNVTISNTSEKPIYQQLYEQISAQILKGELESGYCLPPIRQAALELHVSVITVKKAWEELERSGLINTVTGKGCFVAEFSRGEMLRIRNEMVLKQMEIDTSYYKSFGLTLDEVMGLLKKIY; from the coding sequence ATGAATGTAACAATTTCGAACACATCGGAGAAACCGATTTATCAGCAGCTTTACGAACAGATCAGCGCGCAAATTCTGAAGGGGGAGCTGGAAAGCGGCTATTGTCTGCCGCCCATCCGGCAGGCAGCCCTGGAGCTGCATGTTAGTGTGATCACCGTTAAGAAAGCCTGGGAAGAGCTTGAGCGGAGCGGTTTGATCAATACGGTAACAGGTAAAGGCTGTTTTGTAGCGGAATTCTCGCGGGGGGAGATGCTGCGGATACGCAACGAAATGGTCCTGAAGCAAATGGAGATCGACACCTCCTACTACAAGTCCTTTGGCCTCACCCTGGATGAAGTGATGGGGCTGCTGAAGAAGATTTATTGA